The Punica granatum isolate Tunisia-2019 chromosome 4, ASM765513v2, whole genome shotgun sequence genome has a window encoding:
- the LOC116202208 gene encoding abscisic acid receptor PYR1-like: MDRKAAPAAETSHQQQGTEEDEQAGATSHHHLTIPAGLTEAEFSELIPFVKEFHSYKVGPGRCSSLLAQSVHAPRAVVWSIVRRFDKPQVYKHFIKACSVDPDFQMAVGCTRYVDVISGLPAETSTERLDILDDERFVTGFSIIGGEHRLRNYRSVTTVHEVGGGPADAGGEISTVVLESYVVDVPEGNTEEDTRLFADTVVKLNLQKLASAAEAQARDADVKSTASG; this comes from the exons ATGGATCGGAAAGCCGCCCCCGCCGCCGAGACCTCTCATCAACAGCAAGGAACCGAGGAGGACGAACAGGCCGGTGCGACCTCCCACCACCACCTGACGATCCCGGCGGGGCTGACAGAGGCGGAGTTCTCGGAGCTGATCCCATTCGTGAAGGAGTTCCACAGCTACAAGGTGGGGCCGGGGAGATGCTCCTCCCTCCTCGCCCAGAGCGTTCACGCCCCACGCGCCGTCGTCTGGTCCATAGTCCGTCGCTTCGACAAGCCCCAGGTCTACAAGCACTTCATCAAGGCCTGCTCCGTCGACCCCGACTTCCAAATGGCCGTCGGATGCACGAG GTACGTGGATGTGATATCGGGGCTGCCGGCGGAGACTAGCACGGAGCGGCTGGACATACTGGACGACGAGAGGTTCGTGACGGGGTTCAGCATCATCGGAGGGGAGCACCGGCTGAGGAACTACCGGTCGGTCACGACGGTCCACGAGGTGGGTGGTGGGCCGGCGGATGCAGGGGGCGAGATCTCCACGGTGGTGCTGGAGTCCTACGTGGTGGACGTGCCGGAGGGGAACACCGAGGAGGACACGCGCCTCTTCGCCGACACAGTCGTGAAGCTCAACCTCCAGAAGCTGGCGTCCGCGGCGGAAGCCCAGGCGCGTGATGCTGACGTGAAGTCGACCGCGAGTGGGTGA